One genomic segment of Methanococcus voltae PS includes these proteins:
- a CDS encoding RIO1 family regulatory kinase/ATPase domain-containing protein, producing the protein MEDLDWRILRIVEICLKNHEWVPIKEIVKKAKLNQNEVSYRISRLIHIKMLNSSQYGYRISHWGYDALAIDTYSKKDLIVGMGGKVGVGKEGDVYNVLLPDNRNAVLKFHKHGRTCFTMGKRYRNYLADKRHMSWLYSSRLSAEKEFEVLTALYPIVKVPEPIANNRHTILMGKMEGTDLKKANLHRLDLNPEELFEEIIEEVKKAYKLGYIHGDLSEFNILINSDGDFVIIDWPQVIEINDNKFKIEKISSKDVEYDVEYYLKRDIGNLLRYFKKYGLNKDLDTLYNYIIN; encoded by the coding sequence ATGGAAGATTTGGATTGGCGAATATTAAGGATAGTTGAAATATGTTTAAAAAATCACGAATGGGTGCCAATTAAAGAAATTGTTAAAAAGGCTAAATTGAATCAAAATGAAGTTTCCTACCGTATTTCAAGACTGATTCACATAAAGATGTTAAATTCATCGCAATATGGTTATAGGATATCACATTGGGGTTACGATGCCTTGGCTATTGATACTTATTCTAAAAAAGATTTGATAGTCGGCATGGGTGGTAAAGTAGGTGTCGGAAAAGAAGGTGACGTATATAATGTATTATTACCAGATAATAGAAATGCAGTTCTAAAATTCCATAAACACGGTAGAACTTGCTTTACAATGGGCAAACGTTATAGAAATTATCTTGCAGATAAAAGGCATATGAGTTGGCTTTATTCTTCTAGACTATCTGCTGAAAAAGAGTTTGAAGTATTAACTGCATTATACCCTATAGTAAAAGTACCTGAGCCTATTGCTAATAACAGGCATACAATTTTAATGGGTAAAATGGAAGGTACTGATTTAAAAAAAGCTAATTTACATAGATTAGATTTAAATCCTGAAGAATTATTTGAGGAAATAATTGAAGAAGTTAAGAAAGCGTATAAATTGGGTTATATTCATGGAGATTTAAGTGAATTTAATATATTAATTAATAGCGACGGAGATTTTGTAATAATTGATTGGCCCCAGGTTATCGAAATAAACGATAATAAGTTTAAAATAGAAAAGATTTCTTCTAAAGATGTAGAGTATGACGTAGAATATTATTTAAAAA
- the argH gene encoding argininosuccinate lyase: MKNILRRGRLGSNVNEDVMKYTTSLEFDKEIFESDIYCDIAHTIMLTQQDIISKEHGAIIVEELKNILSKGMQNLDLDPSLDDIHMVIENELIKKVGEDIAGRMHTGRSRNDEVATDLRLALRKKILEIVAMILKLNKSLLKVAESNKHTLSVGYTHLQQAQPVTFGHQMLSHVSAIERDISRFLDTYNRVNVCPLGSGAMATTGFNIDRIKTKDLLGFDDIINNSMDGVSSRDFIAETMFDISMLGTNLSKICEELIVFSSCEFGTIEIANEYTSTSSIMPQKKNPDVAEISRAKLSTLNGELVTVLTILKALPNTYNRDLQEISPHLWKVTETILDTLHMVEGMVSTLKVNAEKMEKLATENYSTATELADTLVRECDIAFRMAHGIVGELVRDSIEKNVPISSIITETLNKYGLNLSEESIKKALNPMENVKLRKVMGGPAPKELERAVGHFNLKMDSYEKIVSEKYSNIENVEFKLINYKL, encoded by the coding sequence GTGAAAAATATACTTAGAAGAGGAAGGCTTGGAAGTAATGTAAATGAAGATGTAATGAAATACACTACAAGCTTAGAATTTGATAAAGAAATCTTTGAAAGCGATATATATTGTGATATTGCACACACGATAATGTTGACTCAGCAAGATATTATTTCCAAGGAACATGGTGCAATAATAGTTGAGGAATTAAAGAACATATTATCCAAAGGTATGCAAAACTTGGATTTGGACCCTTCTCTCGATGACATACACATGGTTATTGAAAATGAATTAATTAAGAAAGTAGGGGAAGATATTGCAGGTAGAATGCACACCGGTAGGAGTAGAAACGACGAAGTTGCAACTGATTTAAGATTGGCCTTGAGAAAAAAGATTCTTGAAATAGTTGCAATGATATTAAAATTAAATAAAAGTCTTTTAAAAGTAGCTGAAAGTAATAAACATACTCTCTCTGTAGGCTATACTCACTTACAACAAGCACAACCGGTTACGTTCGGACATCAAATGCTTAGCCACGTTTCAGCGATTGAACGAGATATTTCAAGGTTTTTGGATACTTATAATCGTGTAAATGTATGTCCTTTAGGTTCCGGAGCAATGGCAACTACTGGATTTAATATAGACAGAATCAAAACAAAAGATTTACTAGGCTTTGATGATATAATTAATAATTCAATGGATGGCGTTTCTTCAAGGGACTTTATAGCAGAAACAATGTTTGACATATCTATGTTAGGAACTAATTTAAGTAAAATATGTGAAGAATTAATCGTATTTTCATCATGCGAATTTGGAACAATTGAAATAGCAAATGAATATACCTCTACATCTTCAATAATGCCACAAAAAAAGAACCCTGACGTAGCAGAAATTTCAAGGGCAAAACTTTCAACCTTAAATGGGGAATTAGTAACTGTATTGACAATATTAAAGGCATTGCCAAATACTTATAATCGAGATTTGCAGGAAATAAGCCCTCACCTTTGGAAAGTAACCGAAACAATTCTTGATACATTACACATGGTTGAAGGAATGGTTTCAACCTTAAAAGTTAATGCTGAAAAAATGGAGAAATTGGCTACTGAAAATTATTCCACTGCTACAGAATTGGCTGATACTTTAGTTAGGGAGTGCGATATTGCATTTAGAATGGCACATGGTATTGTAGGGGAACTAGTAAGAGATTCAATTGAAAAAAATGTTCCAATATCTAGCATCATAACTGAAACATTAAATAAATATGGATTAAATTTGAGTGAGGAATCTATTAAAAAAGCTTTAAATCCTATGGAAAACGTAAAGCTTAGAAAAGTAATGGGCGGTCCTGCACCTAAGGAACTTGAAAGAGCTGTAGGTCACTTTAATTTAAAAATGGATTCTTATGAAAAAATAGTGTCTGAAAAGTATTCTAATATAGAAAATGTGGAATTTAAATTAATTAATTACAAATTGTAA
- a CDS encoding 3-dehydroquinate synthase II produces MAKFGFIYTFNSEWEEIKETVKDSLESSIDSVIIPRITDEQLTMIKKLGKINIISKNSNSDMLLLDNEDISEKIDENIELLSNLKKENSKKIAVLIKIMSKNDEIMASELSKSGLIDYVILEGKDWNIIPLENLIADLFNTKIEIVSLVKNLKDAEVAYEILEKGVDGVALMSEDINEIKKFSELIVTFNSPKLKMDIATIKKVEPVGSGDRVCIDTCSMLNIGEGMLIGSYSKALFLVHAESVENQYVATRPFRVNAGPVHAYVLCPNNKTKYLSDLKAGDKVLAVSSKGETREVIVGRVKIEKRPLYLIEAEYKGEIIRTILQNAETIRLVSEKGKDISVLDLKEGDKIIVKTEDKARHFGMSIEETIIEK; encoded by the coding sequence ATGGCAAAATTTGGATTTATTTATACATTTAACAGTGAATGGGAAGAAATTAAAGAAACAGTCAAAGATTCATTAGAAAGCTCCATAGATTCTGTAATAATACCCCGAATAACTGATGAACAACTAACTATGATAAAAAAGCTTGGAAAAATTAATATAATATCTAAAAACTCTAATTCAGATATGCTACTACTCGATAACGAGGATATATCTGAAAAAATAGACGAAAATATAGAACTGCTTTCAAACTTAAAAAAAGAAAATAGTAAAAAAATAGCTGTATTAATCAAAATAATGTCAAAAAATGATGAAATAATGGCTTCAGAATTGAGTAAATCTGGTTTAATAGACTATGTCATATTGGAGGGTAAAGACTGGAATATAATTCCTTTAGAAAATTTAATAGCAGATTTATTTAATACAAAAATAGAAATAGTTTCTTTGGTTAAAAACCTTAAAGATGCCGAAGTAGCTTACGAAATTTTAGAAAAAGGTGTTGATGGCGTAGCTTTGATGTCAGAAGATATTAACGAAATAAAAAAATTCTCAGAATTAATTGTAACATTTAACTCACCTAAATTAAAGATGGATATTGCAACAATAAAAAAAGTTGAACCTGTTGGTAGTGGAGACCGAGTTTGTATAGATACTTGTTCAATGTTAAATATAGGCGAAGGTATGTTAATTGGTTCATACTCAAAAGCGTTATTTTTAGTACACGCCGAGAGTGTCGAAAATCAATATGTGGCCACCAGACCCTTCCGAGTTAATGCAGGTCCAGTTCATGCTTATGTACTATGCCCTAATAATAAAACAAAATACCTTAGCGACCTAAAAGCTGGAGACAAGGTTCTTGCCGTAAGTTCGAAAGGTGAAACGAGAGAAGTTATAGTTGGAAGGGTAAAAATTGAAAAAAGACCCCTCTATCTCATAGAAGCAGAATACAAGGGAGAAATAATAAGAACTATATTGCAAAATGCAGAAACTATAAGGCTAGTAAGTGAAAAAGGAAAGGATATCTCCGTTTTAGATTTAAAAGAAGGAGACAAAATCATTGTAAAAACTGAAGATAAAGCAAGACATTTTGGAATGTCGATTGAAGAAACGATTATTGAAAAATAA
- the truD gene encoding tRNA pseudouridine(13) synthase TruD, producing the protein MKLRQKPEDFKVQEVLDLENILTDENSSEKNYKIYELCKKNMENLKAISYISKSQEIPLKEIGYCGLKDRHAITKQYISIPAEYEIDIKEDNLKLNFIGYSSDKLTIGDLIGNHFEITIRNIDRDYFLEIADNIRNLEYGVPNYFDNQRFGSVFQGKFIVEYMLKNNFEEIFKILLTKYGKSENKKIKDLKRYIDKNWNNWDKCYQYVIKNDIKSKMYVNILKKLKNTGEYREAYKYVDIRLNDLFIAAYQSYLWNECLKEYLKEVLDKENRTYIDYDCGSLLYYSKIDESLFEELRNKEMPLLYDKLDKNLSEIDEKFVNAINMVLKRNKLKFKDFSDDNLIKGKFRNFNRPILNIPENVKYGKFKADELNKGKYKITLEFNLKKGAYATGIIKGVFNSVKYRQ; encoded by the coding sequence ATGAAATTAAGACAAAAACCAGAAGATTTTAAAGTTCAGGAAGTATTAGACCTAGAGAATATATTAACTGATGAAAACTCTTCGGAAAAAAATTACAAAATATATGAGTTATGCAAAAAAAATATGGAAAACTTAAAAGCAATCTCATATATCTCAAAATCTCAAGAAATACCTTTAAAAGAAATCGGATATTGTGGTTTAAAAGATAGACACGCTATTACAAAACAATACATCTCGATACCTGCAGAATATGAAATAGATATTAAAGAAGATAATTTAAAATTAAATTTTATAGGCTATTCCTCCGATAAATTAACAATAGGGGATTTAATAGGTAATCATTTTGAAATAACTATAAGAAATATAGATAGAGACTATTTCTTAGAGATAGCCGACAACATTAGAAATTTAGAATATGGTGTGCCAAACTATTTTGATAATCAGCGATTTGGAAGCGTTTTTCAGGGAAAATTTATTGTAGAATATATGTTGAAAAATAATTTTGAAGAAATATTCAAAATATTGTTAACAAAATATGGAAAAAGTGAAAATAAAAAAATAAAGGATTTGAAAAGATATATTGACAAAAACTGGAATAATTGGGATAAATGTTATCAATATGTAATTAAAAACGATATTAAATCTAAAATGTACGTAAATATTCTAAAAAAGCTTAAAAATACGGGAGAATATAGGGAAGCTTATAAATATGTTGATATTAGACTTAATGACCTTTTTATAGCAGCTTACCAAAGTTACCTATGGAACGAGTGTTTAAAAGAATACCTAAAAGAAGTATTAGATAAGGAAAATAGGACATATATTGATTATGATTGTGGCTCGTTATTGTATTACTCAAAAATAGACGAATCGTTATTTGAAGAATTAAGAAATAAAGAAATGCCATTATTATATGATAAATTAGATAAAAATTTATCTGAAATCGATGAAAAATTTGTAAATGCAATAAATATGGTTTTAAAAAGAAATAAACTTAAATTTAAAGATTTTTCAGATGATAATTTAATTAAAGGCAAATTTAGAAATTTCAATAGACCGATTTTAAATATTCCTGAAAATGTAAAATATGGAAAATTTAAAGCTGACGAATTAAATAAAGGAAAATACAAAATTACATTAGAATTCAATCTAAAAAAAGGTGCTTATGCCACAGGAATTATTAAGGGTGTATTCAATAGCGTTAAATATAGGCAATAG